One segment of Streptomyces sp. YIM 121038 DNA contains the following:
- a CDS encoding pyridoxal 5'-phosphate synthase produces MTTNRFRDLLRSQKVWDTDLPTFDPAATPDAPLGLFHHWFAEAVAAGQTEPHTMTLATTDGAGRADARTVMLHDADAAGWHFASHDISRKGRQLAERPHAALHFYWPAQARQIRLRGPVAVAPHAEALADLHARTTGALAAALVGHQSEVLGSRAELTRASEDAWERAAERPDADAPSWTLYVLAPDEVEFFQGDARRRHVRLRYRAADQQGAWLRELLWP; encoded by the coding sequence ATGACGACGAACCGCTTCCGCGACCTGCTCAGATCCCAGAAGGTCTGGGACACCGACCTCCCCACCTTCGACCCGGCGGCCACGCCCGACGCGCCGCTCGGGCTCTTCCACCACTGGTTCGCCGAGGCGGTGGCCGCGGGCCAGACCGAGCCGCACACCATGACCCTGGCGACGACGGACGGGGCGGGCCGCGCGGACGCGCGCACCGTCATGCTGCACGACGCCGACGCGGCGGGCTGGCACTTCGCCTCGCACGACATCAGCCGCAAGGGCCGCCAGCTCGCCGAGCGGCCGCACGCGGCCCTGCACTTCTACTGGCCCGCCCAGGCCCGCCAGATCCGGCTGCGCGGCCCGGTCGCCGTCGCCCCGCACGCCGAGGCCCTCGCGGACCTGCACGCGCGGACGACGGGGGCGCTCGCCGCGGCGCTCGTCGGACACCAGAGCGAAGTCCTCGGCTCGCGCGCCGAGTTGACCAGGGCGTCGGAGGACGCCTGGGAACGTGCGGCCGAACGACCGGACGCCGACGCGCCGAGCTGGACGCTGTACGTACTGGCCCCCGATGAGGTGGAGTTCTTCCAAGGGGACGCCCGACGGCGGCACGTGCGCCTGCGGTACCGGGCGGCGGACCAACAGGGGGCCTGGCTGAGGGAGTTGCTGTGGCCGTGA